Proteins from a single region of Budorcas taxicolor isolate Tak-1 chromosome 7, Takin1.1, whole genome shotgun sequence:
- the TMCO6 gene encoding transmembrane and coiled-coil domain-containing protein 6 isoform X1 — protein sequence MWRGRRGLLRPLGCGVEELRCRRREREAALRKARREQQLVSKRLLRDEATEEAEGGRVVVILGEAQIQEFLWLAQRGIEEKERERALVSLRRGLQHPETQQTFIRLEGSIRTLVGLLTSNHALLQLEAARCLHELSHSEQSAVAEACLPATSYLLTYLSGHSSDFIELCLYTLGNLIVESEAVRRQLLPQGIVPALAACIQSPHLTVLEALGYALSQLLQAREAPEKIIPLVLGSTLPQHILQLLQPGPKLNLGVAVEFAWCLHYIICSQVNNALLITQGALTTLGLLLLDLAAAVQRTEDAGLELVCGQLVCPVVRCLSNLLTEAAAETVGGPMHLQDERVLAALFILLQFFLHKQPSLLPEGLWLLNNLTANSPSFCTSLISLDLIEPLLHLLSVSNVVSVLVLTVLCNVAEKGPAYCQHLWPGLLLPTLLDTLALSDTEVVGQSVELLQLLFLYQPGAAQAFLQQSGLQALQRHEEVAQLQDRVHALQQTALHG from the exons ATGTGGCGCGGACGGCGGGGCCTCCTCAGGCCTTTGGGCTGCGGAGTGGAGGAGCTACGGTGCCGCCGGCGGGAGCGGGAGGCAG CACTGCGGAAGGCGCGGAGGGAGCAGCAGCTGGTCAGTAAGAGGCTGCTGAGAGACGAAGCTACGGAGGAAGCCGAAGGGGGACGTGTGGTCGTGATCCTCGGAGAAGCCCAG ATCCAGGAGTTCCTGTGGTTGGCCCAGCGGGGGAtagaggaaaaagagagggagagggctcTGGTCAGCCTTCGTCGAGGGTTGCAGCACCCTGAGACACAACAGACCTTCATCAG GCTGGAGGGCAGCATTCGGACCCTGGTTGGGCTCCTGACCAGCAACCATGCCCTGCTGCAGCTTGAGGCGGCTCGGTGCCTTCATGAGCTCTCTCACTCTGAGCAGTCTGCGGTGGCTGAGGCCTGCCTGCCAGCCACTTCCTACCTTCTCACCTACCTCTCCGGTCACAGCTCAGACTTTATA GAGCTCTGTCTGTATACCCTGGGTAACCTGATTGTGGAGAGTGAGGCTGTGAGAAGGCAGCTTCTACCTCAGGGCATTGTTCCGGCCTTGGCTGCCTGCATCCAG TCTCCCCATCTGACTGTGCTGGAAGCCCTTGGATATGCCTTGTCCCAGCTTCTGCAGGCTAGAGAAGCTCCAGAGAAGATTATCCC CTTGGTCCTGGGCTCTACTCTTCCCCAGCACATACTGCAACTGTTACAACCTGGTCCAAAGCTGAACCTTGGGGTAGCCGTGGAGTTTGCCTGGTGCCTTCACTACATCATCTGCAG CCAGGTCAACAATGCCCTGCTCATCACCCAGGGGGCTCTAACCACCCTGGGGCTGCTGCTGTTGGACTTGGCTGCGGCTGTCCAGAGAACTGAGGATGCAGGACTGGAGCTGGTATGTGGACAG CTGGTATGCCCTGTTGTTCGGTGTCTAAGCAACTTGCTGACAGAGGCAGCAGCAGAGACTGTGGGAGGGCCAATGCATCTCCAAGATGAGCGTGTTCTGGCAGCCTTATTTATCCTTCTGCAGTTCTTTCTCCACAAACAGCCCAGCCTGCTTCCTGAGGGCCTCTGGCTCCTTAACAACCTCACTG CAAACAGCCCTAGTTTCTGTACCTCCTTGATCTCCCTGGATCTGATTGAGCCCCTCTTGCACTTGTTGTCAGTGTCTAATGTGGTGAGCGTATTG GTGCTCACAGTTCTGTGCAACGTTGCAGAGAAAGGTCCCGCTTACTGTCAGCATCTATGGCCAGGGCTCCTGCTCCCCACCTTGCTGGACACACTGGCCCTCTCTGACACTGAAGTAGTAGGCCAGAGTGtggagctgctgcagctgctgttcCTCTATCAGCCAGGG GCTGCCCAGGCCTTCTTGCAGCAGTCAGGGCTGCAGGCCTTACAAAGGCATGAGGAGGTGGCACAGCTCCAGGATCGCGTGCATGCTCTCCAGCAGACAGCTCTTCATGGGTGA
- the TMCO6 gene encoding transmembrane and coiled-coil domain-containing protein 6 isoform X2: MWRGRRGLLRPLGCGVEELRCRRREREAALRKARREQQLVSKRLLRDEATEEAEGGRVVVILGEAQIQEFLWLAQRGIEEKERERALVSLRRGLQHPETQQTFIRLEGSIRTLVGLLTSNHALLQLEAARCLHELSHSEQSAVAEACLPATSYLLTYLSGHSSDFIELCLYTLGNLIVESEAVRRQLLPQGIVPALAACIQSPHLTVLEALGYALSQLLQAREAPEKIIPLVLGSTLPQHILQLLQPGPKLNLGVAVEFAWCLHYIICSQVNNALLITQGALTTLGLLLLDLAAAVQRTEDAGLELLVCPVVRCLSNLLTEAAAETVGGPMHLQDERVLAALFILLQFFLHKQPSLLPEGLWLLNNLTANSPSFCTSLISLDLIEPLLHLLSVSNVVSVLVLTVLCNVAEKGPAYCQHLWPGLLLPTLLDTLALSDTEVVGQSVELLQLLFLYQPGAAQAFLQQSGLQALQRHEEVAQLQDRVHALQQTALHG, from the exons ATGTGGCGCGGACGGCGGGGCCTCCTCAGGCCTTTGGGCTGCGGAGTGGAGGAGCTACGGTGCCGCCGGCGGGAGCGGGAGGCAG CACTGCGGAAGGCGCGGAGGGAGCAGCAGCTGGTCAGTAAGAGGCTGCTGAGAGACGAAGCTACGGAGGAAGCCGAAGGGGGACGTGTGGTCGTGATCCTCGGAGAAGCCCAG ATCCAGGAGTTCCTGTGGTTGGCCCAGCGGGGGAtagaggaaaaagagagggagagggctcTGGTCAGCCTTCGTCGAGGGTTGCAGCACCCTGAGACACAACAGACCTTCATCAG GCTGGAGGGCAGCATTCGGACCCTGGTTGGGCTCCTGACCAGCAACCATGCCCTGCTGCAGCTTGAGGCGGCTCGGTGCCTTCATGAGCTCTCTCACTCTGAGCAGTCTGCGGTGGCTGAGGCCTGCCTGCCAGCCACTTCCTACCTTCTCACCTACCTCTCCGGTCACAGCTCAGACTTTATA GAGCTCTGTCTGTATACCCTGGGTAACCTGATTGTGGAGAGTGAGGCTGTGAGAAGGCAGCTTCTACCTCAGGGCATTGTTCCGGCCTTGGCTGCCTGCATCCAG TCTCCCCATCTGACTGTGCTGGAAGCCCTTGGATATGCCTTGTCCCAGCTTCTGCAGGCTAGAGAAGCTCCAGAGAAGATTATCCC CTTGGTCCTGGGCTCTACTCTTCCCCAGCACATACTGCAACTGTTACAACCTGGTCCAAAGCTGAACCTTGGGGTAGCCGTGGAGTTTGCCTGGTGCCTTCACTACATCATCTGCAG CCAGGTCAACAATGCCCTGCTCATCACCCAGGGGGCTCTAACCACCCTGGGGCTGCTGCTGTTGGACTTGGCTGCGGCTGTCCAGAGAACTGAGGATGCAGGACTGGAGCTG CTGGTATGCCCTGTTGTTCGGTGTCTAAGCAACTTGCTGACAGAGGCAGCAGCAGAGACTGTGGGAGGGCCAATGCATCTCCAAGATGAGCGTGTTCTGGCAGCCTTATTTATCCTTCTGCAGTTCTTTCTCCACAAACAGCCCAGCCTGCTTCCTGAGGGCCTCTGGCTCCTTAACAACCTCACTG CAAACAGCCCTAGTTTCTGTACCTCCTTGATCTCCCTGGATCTGATTGAGCCCCTCTTGCACTTGTTGTCAGTGTCTAATGTGGTGAGCGTATTG GTGCTCACAGTTCTGTGCAACGTTGCAGAGAAAGGTCCCGCTTACTGTCAGCATCTATGGCCAGGGCTCCTGCTCCCCACCTTGCTGGACACACTGGCCCTCTCTGACACTGAAGTAGTAGGCCAGAGTGtggagctgctgcagctgctgttcCTCTATCAGCCAGGG GCTGCCCAGGCCTTCTTGCAGCAGTCAGGGCTGCAGGCCTTACAAAGGCATGAGGAGGTGGCACAGCTCCAGGATCGCGTGCATGCTCTCCAGCAGACAGCTCTTCATGGGTGA
- the NDUFA2 gene encoding NADH dehydrogenase [ubiquinone] 1 alpha subcomplex subunit 2, with amino-acid sequence MAAAAAIRGVRGKLGLREIRIHLCQRSPGSQGVRDFIEKRYVELKKANPDLPILIRECSDVQPKLWARYAFGQEKNVSLNNFSADQVTRALENVLSSKA; translated from the exons ATGGCGGCGGCTGCAGCGATTCGTGGAGTCAGAGGCAAACTGGGCCTTCGTGAAATTCGTATCCATTTGTGCCAGCGCTCGCCCGGCAGCCAGGGCGTCAG GGACTTCATTGAGAAACGCTATGTGGAGCTGAAGAAAGCGAATCCCGACCTGCCCATCCTAATCCGCGAGTGCTCCGATGTGCAGCCCAAGCTCTGGGCCCGCTACG CATTTGGCCAAGAGAAGAATGTCTCTCTGAACAACTTCAGTGCTGATCAGGTAACTAGAGCCCTGGAGAATGTGCTAAGTAGCAAAGCCTGA